From one Paeniglutamicibacter psychrophenolicus genomic stretch:
- a CDS encoding GNAT family N-acetyltransferase has translation MDASEWNIGPVVDAAELVAASGLFDSPVTERGARAFLGMPGHHLLLARSGDGAAVGFVSGVVMRHPDKDAEMFVYELGVDEHFRQRGIAAALLRALAALGLELGCTGMWTGTERANAAALATYRSLGAVVDAESVFIEWDSLDTSFAPFKTPNSP, from the coding sequence ATGGACGCCAGTGAGTGGAACATCGGCCCCGTGGTCGATGCGGCGGAGCTGGTCGCCGCCTCGGGGCTGTTCGATTCCCCGGTCACCGAGCGCGGCGCGAGGGCATTTCTGGGGATGCCAGGACACCACCTGCTGCTGGCGCGCAGCGGGGACGGCGCCGCTGTCGGCTTCGTGTCGGGAGTGGTGATGCGGCACCCGGACAAGGATGCGGAAATGTTCGTCTACGAACTGGGCGTAGACGAACATTTCAGGCAGCGGGGCATCGCCGCGGCATTGTTGCGCGCCTTGGCTGCCTTGGGGCTGGAACTGGGCTGCACCGGCATGTGGACCGGCACCGAACGCGCGAATGCCGCGGCACTGGCGACCTATCGTTCGCTGGGTGCCGTCGTGGACGCCGAATCGGTGTTCATCGAATGGGACTCGCTGGACACATCCTTCGCGCCTTTCAAGACACCCAATTCACCCTGA